GGCAGTTGTGTttgtcatgcgtcgacgtttatgttgatttagttttgggtttttgtctcttcctgttttattttggtgatggtggtttccttcctgttctgtctgcactctgtcagtcttgtctttgtcttccctgtcccatcattgcctgcacctggtgtctcctcataattgtccacacctgtttgtgatccctgcctcccttatatattctccccgctccctttgtctcttgtcagtgcgtcgttttcTGTAATCTTGAGAAGAGCTTCATCTGTTTAGTGTctagaatcttgaatcttgaacctTGTGATTTTTACCTCAGGTTTTAGTTTgtatagagtacgttgtacttctcttttagttattAGGGTTTtttgagcacgttgtgcttctctTTTTGTTAATCCTTTTTTTGTACTTTGAGAACTTTTGTTTAATAAATCCTTTTTTGACCACGGACAAACGTGTCTcgctgcatttgggtccacaccaagagtcgtGTCGTAACAGTGTTTCTGTCTACACAACTGACAttcattcaacttttttttaacagtattgtctgTTTAGCTACTAAATGCTTCATTTAATTCATAACATGCGGACCGTCTTCGTCAAAGAAAATAAGTCATATGAACAGACTAGACCAGTTGATTATGAAAGCAACTTTATTCTCTTTACACTATCAGATTACTTTCCATGAAAATTACAAATACATATTAACTTTATTAAACCCCAGGGGGTTATTTTATACTGCAACTCAGGGGAAGAAAAGAGTCACCTACAGCAGTAGGactcaaaaactgaaaatacatctATAAGATATGTGTATAAATGTAAAGaatcaaacaagaaaaacaaatacagaaaaatcaCTTTATATTTACAACAGTTAACTCAAACAGCCTATTGTTGCATCATctttttacagtggatttataaaaTATAATTCTGTAAATAAAACTTTTCTATGTAATAAAAGGCAGTTGTCAGAGTCAGCAGAACACGTGTAAAAAACATTCACATATGGGAAAACATGGATTTTCACATTATTTCACATGTTAGATGGAGCAAAATTTGTCCAAGTTCTCAGTGACATTATTTTAGGTGTAGAAACAGGTGACTTTTCCTTATTGAACAGATTCACTTATTTCTTCAAGAATTCATTAAGGAAATCCTTGTTTTTCTTCACCCAGGAACAGCTAGGATCCACgcaaatctttttttgtttttcagttgtgACTCTGTAAGAAACAACACATACAGTTCATTATCAGAGGAGACAGTACAGAAACAGCAGCATGAATGAAAGAACAAAGAACCATATCTGAACAGCTCTCCCTAGTGGACAGTCCTATCAGGTACTACACAGGAAAATCAGTGAATACCTACAACAGCAAAGTGTTTTAAATTCTAACACTTGAATGATTCATGTTTCAGAACTGACCAGCTTTAATACTCACTGCAGTCGGAGATGGTTTCTTGTAATGGGCTTTTTATGCCGTTGTAATAATTATTTACAATGTTAAATATGAGACTTAAATTTAACAGTTATTTTTTCCTGAttcagtgcttcttttgtgcGTTAAAGACAATATATATACATAGTCCTTAtcaacctttattttttttttaatttagtaattGATTATTATGAGGGGAAAatctgttatttaaaaaaaagtgaaaaagtcacAATAATACAGGAAGAAAATCGGAATATTCTGAAAATTCTTACTGTTGCAAGAATAGTCAtaatattagaagaaaaaaaaataaagttttatttaaaaaaagaacaaacaaaaaaactttgtaATATTCAGATTCACTGTTACAGGGATAAAATCAATGTATTTTGAGAAAAACAATTAATACATAAATGTGAATTTTGATAATGCATATATTAAgccttttttctaaaaaaaaaaaaaaaaaaaatacaacaaaaatacaacatgTGTGTTGCAATAAACTTCATGCAGTAACTTTTTCTCATATAATTCTGATTTGATTGTTCTCAAAATATCATCTGTATACTTAGGGTGGCTTACTTTATAATATTGTTGAAAAAAGACAGTTATAATTGCTGAAGTGTATGGTAAAATGACCTTCAAAAGCTTACAATTACTTCTAAGACTTTGAGTTCATTTCATAGCCTgtattttttaatgaagttaaaaTAGTACTTTTACCACTAGTTTTACTATCTGTACTTTTTCTGAAGAATGTGTGTACTTTAGTCACTTTTAATGCATTTGTTCTTCATTCTAGGGTTCGTTGCACATGTATTATTCTGAAAATCTGACCACACCTGCAAACAAAATGGAGAATAAATGATATTCAGTTTTACTTACATAAATGCTTTATGGCCTCTACAGTTACTTGGAGTCTCGGTCACGTTTGTCACCTTATCCCTCGGAATACCTTTATCGGTCATTGCTAGACAGCATTCATCTGATAGTGGAACTGGTGGCCTTTTGGCATCTgtgaacacacaaacagacattcacacttaataataataataataataataataataataataataataataataatggattggatttatatagctcTTAATACTTTCTCTCTAAATGCAGTTGTGTTTGCAGCTTGAATGAAAACAGCAGAGTTACCGACCTGCAGAGTCCTGATGGAGGAGGCAGATCAGAGTCACAAACAGCAGAGCCACCAGAGTCTTCATGGTTCAACGCAGACAGAGGCCGTTTGTTCGACTGGAAGCCTTTAATCTtcagttctggtctggtctgatttGTGATGGAGACCTGCCCCCTTTATACCCAACAGTCCACCATTTCTAATACGTCATATTCTCAGGAACAGCTGGTGGTTTCCTCTGtatcctcttcttctctttttttattcattcaggaTGTTTTCTGCACTGTGGAGAAAATAGTGAATATGCAATAGAGTTCTGCAAAAAGGCATACGCAGAGTTAGGTCTCAGCCGTCACTACTGCATGTCTTCTTAGAGGAAGTATTCTGAGAATATCATTCACACCCATGAGAGGGGGGTTTACTTGAAACTAAATGCCCGTGTAAAACTCTCTTTCTTTTAAAGGTGTTTCTTCTTTAACTTGTTTCTTAGTAGTTTGTGTTTGaattttttggtttttgataGTGACTCTTTATTTAGTCAAAAAACCTGCAAAACTGTATGAATAGAAGCAATTATTTGTGTGAAAGCTTGACACGAGGAGTAAGTGAAacaattttttaaagttttttttcgaCCATCTTTGCCTTTTATCAAAGATAGCAGATAGTACAGAGGGAACTTCAGTTTACATCCATATCTGTCTTAAACATAATAAAGCCTTTGAAGAAGCTGAGTAGAAAGTATTTCATTTAATTGGATTTAACACAACAAATATAGATatgatccttccattggataattactgcagtgagtaATATGTTTGATCTGGAATCAGTTCTTTAACTGATgctgtagcttctcatttcttaaacatccatcagtttgatagaagcataaagattggactgaagataagataagataagataagataagataagatatattttattgatcccTCAAGGGGAAAATTTAAAtgcacagcagcacaagacaacaggcatcaaatacaacagaaaaatagagcaaactttttttttttttttaataaatgacataaatagtaataatattagtaaataaataaagtaatgagtgtgcagtaggtgacattGACCAGATGTAGTAGGTCTGTTTAGTCCAGGCTGTAGTTTAGTCCAGGCTGTAGTTCAGTCCAGGCTGTAGTTTAGTCCAGGCTGTAGTTTAGTCCAGTCTGATGGAGGTCGGTAAAAGGAGCGTCTGAACCGTTCAGTCCTGCAGCTGgatgaatgaactgaatgaactgaatgaaccaCCATCAGCCGCAGATCATCCTGCAGAGGTGAGAAGGACTGTCCAGAATCCACAGATGttgtccttcatcctcctctcAGTCACAAGATAAAGTATTAGAAAAATAAttacaacagaatttaatgtgatattTTGAAGGTTTATCAAAGCTGCCACAGTGAATGTGTTCTGTTggcaaagctaaaggtggtccaaaAATATTAAAGTGTACAATTTCTTTTGTCTAAACAATATATGCATGATCCCACcaaagctgacctttgaccttttggatAGAAAATCTCATCACTTTACCATTTTATCctgttaaacatgtgttaaatGTTTTATATCAAAATACTAGATCAGTTTTGTAAAGGATCAAAATAGGTTTTGTTTAACTTTGCaaaatcagcatttttttttatttttatttcctccACTATAAGTCAAAGGTTACGTCATAACCACACTTCAACATTCAGCAGTACTCGATATCCAAATTCTGTTACTTTTCACTTCCTCAGTGTTTCAGAATTCTTTGGCGCTAAATACTGACTATTGCGTTTTAAAGAAAACATGTGGCTTGTTGAGGCAAACTGTTCTCAGAATGATTCAACAACATTTAATGTTAGATGTGAAAAAAGAGATTCACACAGAATTTATGGGGAAGATGAACAGGTGTCAATAAAACCTTAACCACTTCTTCTTTTACCTCCAActactcctgtttttaagtagatgtctttgtttttagttcatctttatcacttttactttttggtacttctactatggcattgtatgtttcaaatattttgtgttttaaatccataatcTCATCTTATGTTACCTCCAGCTGTTCCTGTTCTTAGTAGACTTCTCTGTTTTGAATTCTTCTTTGTCACTTCTACTTTTCAGTATTTCTGACATGTCCATtgtatgttttaaatgttttgttttgctatattgtaaatgagttTGCGTTGTAAACATATTtccgagtttaaataaaggttttgaAAGATGAAGGATCGCCAGGTTTGTGATTTGTGGGTAATATTATTGAGGTGTTTATGATTGATGTTCCTCaaagaaaaatagaaacagaTTTGGATATTTCAGCCTCTACGATGCAAATAGAATCAAAAGATTTAAGAAATCTGGATGGATTTCAGTGTATAAAGGACAGAGGTTCAAGCTTAAACTGTACACTGTGGTCTCTGATCCCTCGAACCACATCACATCCAAAACCATTATTCATCTGTATGTGACCAAACACATTCACCACAGGTTTACTGACACATATCTGTTAATATTACTAACTAACCTTGGTCCTGTGACTCTACTGCAGGTCTATGCGTCTGTCTGCACTGGGAACTGATAAAACCACTGCACATCTTGACCTAAAAATGAATTTTACACAAAACAGGACTGTCTCAAATCTTCATCCCACTGGAGATGCTTCatttgactttttgtttgtttgtttgtttgtttgtttagagaAATGAAGGCAGTTCTTTCTCTGAAAAAAGATAACATACTGCATAACAGCATCTACAACATTTGCACAGTCAATATCTTGCTAATCCATCAAAGAgtgtattttcatgtaatttcttaATTTGACGTATTTCCTGGATGTTCCTGACCTCAGTTTTATACACAGACTGTAGATGTGGTTTGATCACTTCTTGTTCACACCTTTTTTCACATACAGCTTGTCTTTTTCTTGTCTCATAATAGAACTGACCATATTAATACTGAAATTGCATCCATTCCACCACATGTAACTGTGAAACAACTGATGAAAGGTCAAGGAACTCATTTATGACATA
This sequence is a window from Sphaeramia orbicularis chromosome 3, fSphaOr1.1, whole genome shotgun sequence. Protein-coding genes within it:
- the LOC115416290 gene encoding eotaxin-like, with product MKTLVALLFVTLICLLHQDSADAKRPPVPLSDECCLAMTDKGIPRDKVTNVTETPSNCRGHKAFIVTTEKQKKICVDPSCSWVKKNKDFLNEFLKK